The Cytobacillus sp. NJ13 sequence CTTTTACTTCCAGCCCTTGTGCTTCAGCTGCTTTTTTATTGATAACCAGTTTAAGGCTTCCAGGAAGCTCAACCGGAATTTCAGATGTTTTTTTATTTCCTTTTAAGATCTCAGCGGCCATTTTGCCTGTCTGATAACCAAGATCAAAATAGTTGAAACCGCTGGCTGCTATAGCCCCGCGTTTCATGGAATCCAGTTCACCCACGAATAAAGGAATCTTTTTGCTGTCAGCGACAGAAATAACCGATTCAAGCGCCGACACAACCGTGTTATCTGTAGGGATATAAATTGCATCTACCCTTCCAACAAGAGAGTCGGCGGCCTGCTTAACTTCAGCAGAGGTTGAAACAGATGCTTCAACAATTTTTGCTCCTTTTGGTTCAGCAAGTTCTTTTACCTGTTTAACCTGAACCTCGGAATTTTGCTCTCCAGAATTGTAAATGATGCCAATATTTTTAACTCCCGCTTCATCAATCATAAAATCAATTGTTTTTGAAGTTCCTTCCGGATGGTTATCAGTAGTACCTGTGATATTGTCTCCAGGCTGATCAAAGGATTCAACAAGGCCGGCTCCAATAGGGTCTGTAACAGATGTGAAGAGAATTGGAATGTCCTTAGTCGCATTAAGAGCACTGACGGCACTCGGAGTAGCGTTTGCAAAAATCATATCCACTTTATCGCCGACGAAATTATTTGCAATCGACTGCGTATTATTCATATCAGCCTGAGCATTTTGAAAATCGAATTTTACATTATCGCCTTCTTTAAAGCCTTCATCCTCCAATGCTTTTTTAAATCCTTCTGTCGCAGCATCTAAAGATGGATGTTCAACAAATTGTGTGATGCCAATTGTGTATTGCTTCTTCTCATCTCCTGCTGAAGAAGAACCACTGGATTTTTCCTGTCCGCAGCCGCTCAAAACAAGCATCCCTGCAGCCATTAACAAGGAAAGAGCTTTTAACGATTTTTTCATTATATGACCCCCTATTCAAATTTATTAACTATCAGCTTGCTGATAATTTAAACCTATTATGTATGCGCTTACATCTCGGAGTGGAAACAGTACGTAAACTGGTTTTCACCATTTATATGATATTTACTTTTAATATCGTAAATACAACGTTATATTATCACCCTAAGTATTGGAGTGTCAATAATATTCTAAAAATTAAATATATTATAACAAGTTATGATTACATAAAAAAGCAAGCAGGAATATAATTGCCTGCTTGCTAGTTTAATAGCTTCTTTGCATTTTGAAGCTGAAGATTGGCATCTTCTATCATTGTATCTAAAAGTTCCTTTACGCTTGGAAGATCATCAATCAGGCCAGCTATCTGGCCGCTGTTCATAAACCCTTCATCACCGTTTCCATTTATCGCTCCAATTTTATGAAAGTCTTCTGAAGTGAGTTTATTAAACTCATCAAGACTGATGCCCTGTTTTTCGTAATCCAGCAATTTATTGGCATAACCGGTGGAAAGCACTCTTCGTATTCTGCCAACTGAACGCCCCAATATAAGAGTTTCATGATCGGATGCTTCAATAATTTTCTTTTTATATTGCTGGTGGAATGGTGCCTCCTTGGTTGCTATGAATCTAGTGCCCATTTGCACCCCGCTTGCCCCCAGTGCAAGCATGGCAGCAAGCCCTCTGCCATCACCGATTCCCCCGGCAGCCACGACAGGAACTGACACCTCGCCTGTTATCTGAGGAATCAATACGAGTGTAGTAGTTTCAAGAGAACTATTGATTCCTGCTGCCTCATACCCTTCAGCAGCAATGATATCCGCCCCGGCTGCCTCTGCTTTCAGCGCCTGTCGAACCGAAGCAGCTACGGTTATGACCTTCACACCTTTTTCATGCAGCTTAGGGATAAAGGGAGCCGGGTTTCCGGCCGAAAGGGAAACTGCCGGAATATTATGTTTAATTACAAGGGACAGGATTTCCTTTACATAAGGGGAGACACTTAATGCAACGTTAACAGCAAATGGCTTCTTTGTTAAACTCTTTGTTTCCTCAATTATCTTCTCAACTTCCATAGGAGGCATTGTTCCTGCCCCGATAGTGCCAAGCCCTCCGGCTTCCGAGACAGCCGCTGTTAAAATGGCGTTGCTAATATTCCCCATGCCGCCCTGAATAATTGGATATTTAATATTTAAAATGTCCGTTAATATATTCAATAAAATTCCTCCTTCGTTAAAATAATGTTATACTAATTTTAATAGTTTGACAATTAGGAACACACATACTTAGCAATAAAGGGTGCAGTCAATGCCTCAGATAAAAATGACCGTTTCATGCACATCGCCGTTTTGCAGGCAGTCCTCTATTCACTCAGCTTTTCCCTTTTTAGTGAAATTTTATAAAACATGATTTGCAGGGTTTGAACAAATGCATAAATAGGAAAAGACCAGGCCATCTGATAGCCTTTTTCATAATGAAATATTCCGAGCTTAGCAGAGGACCATTCAATCAGTACTGCAAGAATAGACCAGAGGGTGACATACAGGATATTCTTATATCCCTTTAGATTTAGTTTCACATATAAATAAACAAAAAAATAACTAAATGGCCCGTACATAATATAGCTCAAAAGATCAATGATTTGATAATTCGATGTATCATTTACATCATATAAATCCCATGGCCTGATACTAATGGTATGATCGAAGAACATTCCGATAAATACGCCAATGGTGATATGAACTGCCGTTTCCAAGCCAGATAATTTTTTGGGCAGTTTCCATATAAGAATTAGCGATACCAGTAAACTTGCTAATACAAACCATTCATTTACGTCAAAAGCTCTTTCATATACCTTTTCCATAATTAGCAGGCTCCTGCTTTAGATACATTATCCCCCTGGACAATCCGAGCCCGGCAATCAAAAAGGCCGAATTTTCTATGCCTGCTTTAATTAAATTCCAGTCTAAAAATGTAATTACTCCGGACGTTAAGCTGAAAAGATCCATTCCAAGAAGACAGATTAAGAATATGGCGAAGATTTTATCCTTTTTACGCCAGATTGAGTTTTCCAATAAATATTAATAAACATAAGAACTAGAAAGGGGCCAATAATTTCACGATGAATCAAGAACACAATAAATAAAATAGAATCTTCTGTAATATGAATCCACTTTAATTGAAGAGCAAGTATGGTTGTATAATTTCGGGCTGCAATTGAAATTAGCATAAGTACGAGAGAGTTTTGCAAAAAGGAAAGCTTTTTTTCTATAAAGTAAAAGAAACTTAGGGTATAAAATGCAATTACAAGTGCTGCAGGCAGAACCATTAAATCACCTTATGAGGGCTTTTTTTTAAATATCATCCTACATTTAATATTGTTTTGGGTATGATGCATTTATTCATTAATCCTATGATTGTATAAATGAAAAAGCCATCCTGCAAGATGGCTCTTTCTCACTCAACCATATAGGGATGATTTAATGCGTCATAATCAGCATCCCTGTTTTTAAGTTCGTTTCCTTCCTTAAAAACACTTTCAAAAAATCTTGATGCCGGTTCAGCCAGTTCTTTATAATATTCACTGAATAATGCAGCAGCATGACTGCCCAGCCATTTATCTGGAAGAAGTTCTTCCGGAAGCCCCGGATCCACAAAGAGGAATTTCCGGTATTCATGCACAAGCTTTGTTCTTTCCACAAAACATTCTGCATCAGTCATATTTCCCTTCTGGATTTTATTTTTATCAATGATATATTTTTGGCTGTATTCGGAAATAAACTCCTGGTATCTTTCATTGATCTCTGTCAGGTTCCAGCTTTTTTCAACAATTTCGATATTCTTATGCGGACCTGCATACCTGGCAATAAAGAAATCAACATAGTCGGCAATATCATATTTCTCGATCAAATCAAATACTTGTTTCTCAAGATTATTAGCTGAAATCCAGCAGCTGCTGGACATGGAGCCAAAACCGCTCCAAACAAGTTCCTTCCGCAATTCATCCCGCACATTGCGGATTTCTTCCGGGATTGTATACATAAGTATGCGCCACATGCCATCCCACTCTTCAGGCTTTAGTTTAAAGATGCGCTTAGCCGCTTCCTCAATCCTTTTCTGCCCTCTTGGCGTTAAGGAATAATAGCTTTTATTGCCGATCTTCTCTGAGCTTACCCATCCCTGCTTATTCATTCTTGAAATAGCTGCTCTGACAGACTGATCATTATGACCAAATTCGCTCAAAAGCTTTATAAGGCTTCCAATCCAAATTTTGCTTCCATAATGTGAAATATAATCGCCATAAAGTGTGAAAATCATAGACCTTGTATTCAACTTGCTTTCATCCTCATTTCATCATGTGGGTTGAACGGAAAAAATTCGTTATATACAATTGTACTAAAATTAGGCAGTTTTGAACAATACTTTTTCGGCATACTAAATAATTTGCCTGCCTCTGCCTTTATACATCACCGCCAAAGTCTTTATAACCCTAAAAACCATAGAGAATAAAATCTCTATGGTCAGCGCTCAACGATTGTTGAAATCCCCTGGCCAACTCCCACACACATCGTTGCCAGGCCGTATTTTGAATTCCTGCGCTTCATTTCATGCAATAAAGTAGTCAGAATACGGGCACCGCTCGCCCCAAGCGGATGGCCAAATGCAATTGCTCCGCCATTTACATTTACCCGCTCCGAATCGGCACCAAGTTCTTTTATGCAGGCAAGGGATTGTGAAGCAAAAGCTTCATTCAATTCGGTTAAGTCTATATCATTCATGGTAAGGCCAGCCCTCTTCAAAGCTTTCTGAGTGGAATAAACAGGACCTGCCCCCATAATCGAAGGCTCAAGTCCTGCTGCTGCGGATACAATATAAGTTCCAAGGGGCTTTAATCCTAGTTCACGCGCTTTTTCCTCAGACATCAGCAACAATGCAGACGCACCGTCGTTAACCCCTGAAGCATTGCCCGCAGTTACAGTTCCGCCCTGAAAAATAGGTTTTAAGCTTGAGAGCTTTTCATAAGTTGTTTCGGGCCGGGGATGCTCATCAATTGAAATCGTCACCTCACTCCCATTTTTATCTATATATGTAACGGGAATAATTTCATCGTGGAATATGCCTTTTTCAATAGCTGATTTTGCTCTCTTCTGGCTTTCATAAGCAAACAGATCCTGCTCTTCACGGGATATGCCATACTTTTCTGCAACATTTTCTGCCGTCTTAGGCATGCTTTCAGCACCGTACATTTTCTCAAGCCTGCTGTTTGTAAATCGCCAGCCGATGGTTGTGTCATACATCTCCATATTCCCTCTTGGAAACTCGCTGCTTGGCTTTGCCATGACAAATGGGGCACGTGTCATGCTTTCCGTACCGCCTGCAATAAAAATATCTCCTTCTCCGGCTAAAATGGCCCGTGCAGCATAATTAACAGCGTCTAAACCAGACCCGCAAAGCCGGTTAACTGTTGAAGCAGCCACTTCGACAGGCAAACCTGCAAGCAAAGCTGCCATCCTGGCAACATTGCGATTATCTTCTCCTGCCTGATTGGCATTTCCCAGTATGACCTCTTCAATTTCTGCAGGATTCACCTTCGGATTTCTATCCAGCAGAGCTCTAATGACGATAGCTCCCAAATCATCCGGACGAATATCCTTTAAACCACCTTTATATCTCCCGATCGGAGTCCTTACAGCATCCACAATTACTGCTTTTCTCATTGCTTAACTCCCTCTCTGGCAGTGTAATCATAAACACCCCTGCCTGTTTTGCGTCCAAGCCTGCCAGCTTTGACATATTGTTCAAGGAGCGGTGCCGGCCGGTATTTTTCTCCCAGCTTGCTGTGAAGGTATTTTAAATTATTCAAGCGCGTATCGAGGCCGACAAGGTCCCCAAGTTCGAATGGCCCCATAGGATAATTCAGCCCAAGCTTAATTGCCTTATCAATTTCTTCAGGTGTGCCAAGACCTTCCTGCAGCATATAAAAAGCCTCATTTCCAACGAGTGCACTGATCCTGCTTGTTACAAAGCCTGGAAACTCATTAATGACTACTGTTTCTTTTCCCATTTGCTCGGCAGCACGTTTAATTAACTGTGCTGTTTCTTCACTTGTTTCAAGCCCTTTAATAATTTCAACAAGCGGCATTTTTTGGACGGGATTAAAGAAGTGCATGGCAATCACTTTGTCCGGGCGTTTTGTAAATGATCCAATCTCGGTTGGACTCATGGTAGAAGTGTTTGTAGCAAAACAGCAGTGTTCAGGTGCGTGCTGATCAATCACCTCGAAAATATTTTTCTTAATATCCATCACTTCAGGGACTGCCTCAATAACAAGATCAGCTTCACTTACATGCTGAGCAAGACTTACAGAATAGGTAAGACGGTTTTTGCTTGCTTGCATATCAGCGGCTGTTATTTTATTCCTGGCGAGTCCTTTTTCAAAGATGCTATCAACCTCTTTTTCCGCACCGATTAATTGTTCCCGGCTGATATCTACAAGGGTGGTGTGAAATCCCCCGACTGCACTGACATACGCAATCCCACGCCCCATCACGCCTGAACCAATCACGACTATATTTTTCATGGTGTAATCCTCCTTTCAGTTTAAAAAAAGACGAGCACCCGAAACGAGATGCTCGCAAGAAGAACATAAAACGGGCAAATATTTTAATAGGATTCTAAGTCTTTTAATCCAGCAAGTTCTACTTCCCTTGAAACACAGGCTTGCGCTTTTGCATAAATGCTGCTACACCCTCTTTATGGTCAAGAGTAAGTCCTGCCAGCCGCTGACCCTGTGCATCTCTCTCCAAACATTCTTCTAAAGTGGTTTCCCAGCTCGCTTTCAGGTTCTTCTTTATTATGGCAATGGCTGCTGTCGGCATGCTGGCCAGCCTTTCTGCAAAAGCCGTTATTTCATCCTGCCATTTCTCCATAGGAATTACCTTGGTAGCCAGGCCAAGCTCTTTGGCTTCCTGTGCATTAACCTTTTCACCGAGCACTGCAAGCTCCATGGCTTTCGCATGACCGATCAGCTTTGGCAGAAAGTAGAGATTCCCAGCATCAGGCACCAGCCCGACATGGATAAAAGCTTCTAAAAAACTGGCTTTATCAGATAGGAGCCTAAAATCGCAAGCTAATGCGAGACTCATACCTGCACCTGCTGCCACCCCATTAACCGCAGCGATAACCGGCTTTTTACATTTATGAAGCTCCAAAACCATTGGATTATAGAACCGGCGGAGTACCTCACCGTGATCCATATCCTCATTTACCCCCTGAAGGTCCTGGCCAGAGCAAAATGCGCGTCCTTCACCTGTTATAACAAGACATCGGACTTCGTTATCCCGGCTTGCCAGTTTTATGGCCTGCTGAACCTCTTTATTAAGCTGTTCTGTGAATGCATTCAGTTTATCCGGGCGATTTAATGAAATCCAGGCAACACCGTTTGCGACCTCATATTTCACCGTTTCAAACATTTGCTATGTACACCTCCTCTACTTCCCTTTGAATTGAGGCTTGCGTTTTTCAATAAAGGCCTTCATTCCTTCTTTTTGATCTTCTGTCGAGAATAATAGATAAAAATTCTTCCGTTCGAATTCCATTCCCTCAATTAAAGAAGTATCAACTGCTTTAAGGACTGCTTCTTTTATTAGCCGTATGGCGATTGGCGCCTGATTGGCAATTTGTTCAGCAGCCTTCATCGTTTCTTCTAAAAGAAGCTCCTCTGATATAAGCTGGTTGACGATGCCATGTTGAAGCGCTTCTTTGGCGGTGATTCTTTTGCCGGTAAAAAGCCATTCCATTGCTTTCGTTTTTCCGACAAGCTTAGTAAGCCTCTGCGTTCCGCCTGCACCTGGCATTACTCCCAGGTTTACCTCCGGAAAGCCAAACTCCGCGTTATCAGCGGCATAAAGCAAATCACAGCATAAAGCAAGCTCAAAGCCGCCGCCAAGGGCAAAACCATGAACCGCCCCGATAATCGGTTTCTTGATCATGGCAAGGCGATCCCAATCCTTAAATTGATTGCGAAGCTCAAAATCTATTGCCTGGTCGTTTGCCATCTCATCAATATCTGCTCCGGCTGCAAATGCTCTGCCATTGCCGCTTAATACGATAGCATTAATGGTGCTGTCAGCCTCAAACCCTTCCATCACTTCCAGAATCTCTGAAACCATAGGGCGGTTGATTGCATTTAAGACTTTTGGCCGGTTTAAAGCAATTAAACCAAGCTTTCCATGCTGTGAAACTTCAATAGCTTCATAGCTTTTACTCATCTGCTTCCTCACCAATCATAAGAGTGATAATATCACCTGCAAATTTCATGGCGTCTTTTCCCGATGCCTTGCCTTCATCTGTTCTCATAGCCTCCTGTAAAGATTCATGGCTGTCATAGTACATTTCGCACATCAAATAGTACTTCCCTTCGCCCCCCATAGGACTGCCAACAATTTTTGTAACTTCCATTTTGCGGAGACCCGGAATTTTGGCTGTAAGCGGCGCGTGCGTATTAAAATAATGGTCATCAAATGCCTCCTTATTTTCAGGGTGCTTATAAAGAGCGATTAATTTTACCATTTGTCAACTTCCTTTCAGGTTTAGTGGATTTGATTCATTTAATAGTATTCCTGGAGCCGGATTCATATGTTATTTGTGTTATCTCCAGGAATTTATCATTGAAGGTTTAACAGTTTTCCAGCATCTTAAAAATAGCACTAGAAACAATTGACCGGTTTTCATAACAAATTCGAAAGTCCTTATAGCTACATCATTGTTGATACAGGTTTCATAGCTTCAAAGGGATTCCTGCAGGATTTGCAGTATAAAATGCTGCGGCAGGCAGTAGGGCCAAACAGGTTTTCCATTGTCGTATATGTGGACCCGCAAAAAGGACAATCCACATGCCATTCACCTGTTTCACATATTAATTTTGGAGGCGGCGCAATTCCGAATTCCTTTAGCTTTAACCTTCCTGTTTCTGTTATCCGGTCAGACGTCCAGGGCGGATGATAGATAAACCGGACCTCTATTTTTTCAAATATCCCTGCCTTGTCTATTTCGGTTTCCACGTTTTTTCGAATGATATCCAGTGCAGGGCATCCCATAAAAGTAGGCAGGAGTTTAACCAATACTGAATTGCCCTCCGCCTCAATCTGCTCCAGCATTCCTAAATCAACGATTGAAATGCTATCTATTTCAGGGTCTTTAACATTATGAAGCGCTTCCAACGCGGTTTTTATCAACATTTGATCCTGCTCCATTTACATCACCCTTTAAAAAACTTACCAGCTTGCAGCTGGATGTATGTTATACACCTCGCTCAAAGTGGCTAAAGCTGACTCAAGGTCGGCAGTATGCTCTCCTATGCGGCCATTTCCATTTTCCATTGCAAGGTCTGCCTCTGAGACTGCCAGATTGATAGATTCAAAAACAGGCTTCATTGTAAGCAGCCAGCGCTGCTTTAATATTTCTTCCTTCTCAATGAGGCCATGTTCCGCCATATCTTTTGCCAGCGGTCCCAATGTTATGACTCCTTCAAAATCAGCTAAAACCTTCCCAATGGCCGCTTCCATCCTCGTTCTGGCTTCCCCGTCAGCCTGCATCAGCTGGATAAACCATATTTTCCAGTGAAGGAGATGATAATAAAGCTCCATATTAACCTTTAATGCCACCTCGGCTAATGGCCGATAAGAAGAATTTTTAAGAGATTCCAATCTGATTTTTTTCGATTGGATATAAAAATAATTTCTTACTACTGCGAATGCCCAGTCATATTGTGCTGAAGACAAGTAATGACCTGGACCATTTACCACTTCCAAAAGGACAGCATTTCTCCTTTCAGAAGCTTCTCTTGCATGTGCAAGACTATCTACATTGCCTTCTCCAAGATCCTCCAGCAGCTGATAAAACATGGCGGCATGGCCCATGGTATCCTGGCTGATGGATGAAAAGGCGACATCCTCCTCTATATGAGGTGCCAGGCCAAGCCACTCTGAACCCCGGTAGGCAAGTATGAAGTCATCGTCAGCAAGCTGATATAATAATGATGTCAGTGCCGGCTTAACCTTAGCGTCGATTGGCATTTTACTAACTGGCTCAGTCACCTTTCTTCATCCCTCCCCATGACAGAATTTCCTTTTCATCAAGCATTTCCTGCTCGTAGTGGCGCCACTTTTTCTTCAAATATCCGTATCCTTTTGTCGTGCGGTAATCTTTGTTGTCCAGACGCTGAAGTGAGTGCTTTTCTTCCGGTGTCAGCTTCCGGATATCAGAGCGTTTGACGACCCAGATATCAGCAACCGGTTCTCTCCTCATAAAATTTTCCTGTGCCATGACGAGTGCAAGCTCTCGATTTGGCGCCAGCAGGGAAAATTGATATTGCAGAGGCGAGGTATCGGTTCTTTGACTAAAGACTTCGAATTCCTGATAAAACCCATCGTTTCCCAAAGGGATCCCTCCCATCTGAACGGTTTAGTTTGCAGTATTGAGCGCTTCGCGCACCCATTTGTTAGTCTCATAAGCTGTGCGGCGGAGTCCGAGCCGCTCCTGAGATTTTGGCCCATTATTTTTAATAATGTCCTTGAACTTATTCCAGTCAGGCTGCCTATAAACCCATAGCTCCTGATCCTGGTCAAAATGCATTGTCTCATCCGGCAGTTTGATGCCAAGCGAGAGAACACGGGGAATATACTTTGTAAAAAAGTCTTGCCTTAAGTCTTCGTTCGTCTTTGTCCGGATTCTGTATTTTATCGTTGTATCCTGTTTGGAAGTGCCGGTAGTAGAGGCATCACCGGGGCCAAAGAACATTAACAGCGCTTCCCACCAGCGGTTAACCGCATCCTGAACCATCGCTTTCTGCTCCTCGGTTCCTTCTGCAAGCGCCATGATGATTGCTTCACCATGCTGGGCATGAAAAACCTCTTCCGCGCAAATCCGTTTAAGCGCTCTTGCATAAGGGCCGTATGAAGCATTAAGCATATTTGTCTGGGTAATAATAGCAGCACCGTCAACCAGCCAGCCAATCAGCCCTGCATCCCCCCATGTTGGAGCCTCCATATGAAAAACATTGTGGAACTTCAGTCTTCCGCTGAATAAATCCTGCATAATATCTTCACGGGTTTTGCCGAGAGGCTTCATTAAATCCTCTGCAACACGGAGCAGCAGCTGTCCATGTCCCATCTCATCCTGCACCTTTGCCATGATTCCCAGCTTCCGTTTTAATGAAGGGGCTTTTGGCACCCACTCCTTTTCAGGAAGTGCTCCCATAATTTCACTGATTCCATGCATCGAAATCAATTTGATTAATGTCATTCGGTAATCTTCCGGCATCCAATCATCCGCTTCAATTTTTTCTTCTGCATTAATGCGTTTCATGAACTGCACGTATTTTTCTTCTTCCGTCATTTCTTGAAAGAAAAGAGCTTCTGACATGTGATTCACCCCCAGTGAGTTAAAAATTATTCATTCGGGTTACTGCATTTTTCACTGCCGCATTTATAATTCTGACAGCTTTCCCTTCCGATCGTGGAAGCATTTTAGGCGGATGGAGGACAAGTCCGATGTTAATAAAGCAATTTTGCTTCACTGCTTCCTGGATCTTCTTTTTTACATGTTCTGCTTCTCCGATATCTCTATAAAACTCTTCGCTCCATTCAGCATGAAGCTCCAAAAATTTTAAACTTCCCCTCTTATAGACTTGGATATGGTAATGCGGAGAAAGCTCAGGCATCTGAAGAATGCACCGTTCAATCTCGGAAGGAAAGACATTTACACCATTTACATTAAGCATATCGTCTATGCGGCCATTCACACGGCTCATGCGAATCGTAGTTCTCCCGCAAACACACTTCTCTTTAGAAAGGGAGGCAATATCACCAGTTCGGTAGCGAATCACCGGAAAAGCTTCCTTCGTTAAGCTTGTAAAGACAAGCTCACCTTCCTCCCCGTCTGGAAGCGGTATCATTTTTATCGGATCGATCACTTCTGCATAAAAATGATCCTCTGCAATGTGCAGCCCATCCTGAGATTCATGGCATTCCATGGCGACACCTGGTCCAAGAACTTCACTCAGTCCATAAATATCGCATGCTTTAATCCCAAGCTTAGCTTCTAGTGTTTTCCTCATTTCTTCAGACCAAGGCTCTGCACCAAATATCCCATACTTTAAGGATGTATCCGCCGGGTCCATTCCTCTCTCTTCCATCTTCTCTGCTAAATTGAGGATGTAGGAAGGAGTTCCGCAAATAACGTCTGGCTTAAAGTCTTGAATCAGCATAATTTGTCTGTCAGTATTTCCTCCAGAAACAGGTACGGTAGCCATGCCAAGCTGTTCGCTGCCATAATGCAGTCCCAATCCACCTGTAAAGAGACCGTATCCGTAAGCATTATGCAATGTATGGCCAGGTTCGCCTCCTCCGATTAAGATTGCCCTGGCTATCAGATTGCTCCACATTTTAATGTCATTTCTTGTGTAGCCCACTACTGTCGGCTTGCCGCTCGTTCCCGATGAAGCGTGCAGACGGACAATTTCTTTTTTATCCACAGCAAAAAGCCCGAATGGGTAATG is a genomic window containing:
- the paaA gene encoding 1,2-phenylacetyl-CoA epoxidase subunit PaaA; the protein is MSEALFFQEMTEEEKYVQFMKRINAEEKIEADDWMPEDYRMTLIKLISMHGISEIMGALPEKEWVPKAPSLKRKLGIMAKVQDEMGHGQLLLRVAEDLMKPLGKTREDIMQDLFSGRLKFHNVFHMEAPTWGDAGLIGWLVDGAAIITQTNMLNASYGPYARALKRICAEEVFHAQHGEAIIMALAEGTEEQKAMVQDAVNRWWEALLMFFGPGDASTTGTSKQDTTIKYRIRTKTNEDLRQDFFTKYIPRVLSLGIKLPDETMHFDQDQELWVYRQPDWNKFKDIIKNNGPKSQERLGLRRTAYETNKWVREALNTAN
- a CDS encoding AMP-binding protein; translated protein: MILHDIETESRDFIEELQLDRLKQTVERVFNHVPFYRKKFLKSNIAPEDVTSLDDIQKLPFTVKADLREHYPFGLFAVDKKEIVRLHASSGTSGKPTVVGYTRNDIKMWSNLIARAILIGGGEPGHTLHNAYGYGLFTGGLGLHYGSEQLGMATVPVSGGNTDRQIMLIQDFKPDVICGTPSYILNLAEKMEERGMDPADTSLKYGIFGAEPWSEEMRKTLEAKLGIKACDIYGLSEVLGPGVAMECHESQDGLHIAEDHFYAEVIDPIKMIPLPDGEEGELVFTSLTKEAFPVIRYRTGDIASLSKEKCVCGRTTIRMSRVNGRIDDMLNVNGVNVFPSEIERCILQMPELSPHYHIQVYKRGSLKFLELHAEWSEEFYRDIGEAEHVKKKIQEAVKQNCFINIGLVLHPPKMLPRSEGKAVRIINAAVKNAVTRMNNF